A window of the Deferrivibrio essentukiensis genome harbors these coding sequences:
- a CDS encoding RelA/SpoT family protein — protein sequence MDIQEKVLQSSEHAQADLEKLHKAYVYAAQKHRGQLRQSGEPYLSHPLCVSYILAEMNMDIDTVIAGLLHDTLEDTDATFEELEELFGRDVAFLVDGVSKIGKIKFKSSEQKMAENFRKMLISMSQDVRVIVIKLADRLHNMRTIDYLREDKQKRIAQETMEIYAPLAHRLGIAWIKWELEDMAFRILDKEKYYEIYNKVKLKRSEREEYLNNILKIVKEQLKKNNIDADVSGRPKHFYSIYKKMVLKKTSFDEIYDLLALRIIVKTLPECYSVLGLIHSIWKPLPGRFKDYIAMPKANLYQSLHTTVIGPKGMTVEFQIRTEEMHRIAEEGIAAHWRYKEGKKFDPKEDKAFVWLRQLLDQKELKNPEELVEALKEDVLPAQIYVFTPAGDVVELPRGSTPIDFAYAIHSEVGNKCVGAKIDGRIVPLKYKLKGGEKIEVLTSPNQEPRRDWLNFVKTNRAKSRIRAYLRKKEDERAVNTAHNLLENEFSDRGLNFKEILHSKESLNKIFEKFNLKSVDDFLKAVGFGRLSAKQVANLFARLDEKEDVISKPTKVKAEPFKIKGIDDVMVRVAKCCNPLPGDDVKGYISVGRGIIVHKADCQNLKNMTVSEDRLIEVIWDETKKFKSKVKINSITEDRPGMLNEITTVIKDMGINIIELSAKPMSEGRARQNFTIEIASKDQLEKLTGKLKSLPGMISFTAI from the coding sequence ATGGATATACAAGAAAAAGTATTGCAGAGTAGTGAGCATGCACAGGCTGACCTTGAAAAGCTGCACAAAGCTTACGTTTACGCCGCTCAAAAGCATAGAGGTCAGTTAAGACAAAGCGGCGAGCCGTATCTTTCTCATCCTCTTTGCGTAAGCTATATCCTTGCAGAAATGAATATGGATATCGACACTGTCATAGCAGGACTGCTTCACGACACTCTCGAAGATACGGATGCTACATTTGAGGAATTGGAAGAGCTATTCGGCCGTGATGTAGCTTTTCTTGTAGACGGCGTATCAAAAATAGGGAAAATAAAATTTAAATCTTCTGAGCAAAAAATGGCGGAAAATTTCCGCAAAATGCTCATATCGATGTCACAAGACGTAAGAGTTATCGTAATAAAGCTTGCCGACCGGCTTCATAACATGCGCACCATCGACTATTTGAGAGAGGATAAGCAAAAAAGAATCGCACAGGAAACAATGGAAATCTACGCACCACTTGCTCACAGGCTTGGTATCGCCTGGATAAAGTGGGAGCTTGAAGATATGGCATTTCGCATACTTGATAAAGAGAAATATTATGAAATCTACAATAAAGTTAAGTTAAAAAGAAGTGAAAGGGAAGAATATTTAAATAACATTCTAAAAATTGTTAAAGAACAGCTCAAAAAAAACAATATAGATGCCGATGTGTCAGGAAGACCAAAACATTTTTACTCCATCTATAAAAAAATGGTCTTAAAAAAGACGAGTTTTGATGAGATATATGACCTTTTAGCTCTGAGAATTATCGTGAAAACGCTCCCCGAGTGTTATTCGGTATTAGGGCTTATCCACAGTATTTGGAAACCTCTGCCGGGAAGATTTAAAGATTATATTGCAATGCCAAAAGCTAATCTATATCAATCACTTCACACAACAGTAATCGGCCCGAAAGGGATGACGGTAGAGTTTCAAATTCGTACGGAAGAGATGCACCGAATTGCAGAGGAAGGGATTGCTGCCCACTGGCGATATAAGGAAGGGAAAAAGTTTGACCCGAAAGAGGACAAGGCTTTTGTATGGCTAAGACAGCTGCTTGACCAAAAAGAGCTTAAAAATCCTGAAGAGCTTGTAGAAGCATTAAAAGAAGATGTTCTTCCTGCTCAAATATATGTATTCACTCCGGCGGGGGACGTGGTAGAGTTGCCAAGGGGCTCAACACCGATAGATTTTGCCTATGCAATACATTCGGAAGTAGGTAACAAATGCGTTGGGGCTAAAATTGACGGTAGAATTGTACCGCTCAAATACAAACTAAAAGGCGGCGAAAAGATAGAAGTATTGACATCTCCCAATCAAGAGCCGAGAAGGGATTGGCTAAATTTTGTTAAAACTAACCGTGCAAAGTCAAGAATCAGGGCATATTTGAGGAAGAAAGAGGATGAAAGGGCTGTCAATACCGCTCACAATCTTCTTGAAAATGAATTTTCAGATAGAGGACTTAATTTTAAAGAGATATTACACAGTAAAGAAAGTCTAAATAAGATTTTTGAAAAATTTAACCTTAAATCAGTTGATGACTTTCTCAAGGCCGTAGGTTTCGGCAGATTATCCGCAAAGCAGGTAGCAAACCTTTTTGCAAGGCTTGACGAAAAAGAAGATGTTATTTCAAAACCCACAAAAGTTAAGGCTGAGCCTTTTAAGATAAAAGGGATAGATGACGTAATGGTGAGAGTGGCAAAATGCTGCAACCCACTTCCCGGGGATGATGTAAAAGGGTATATCAGCGTAGGAAGAGGTATTATTGTTCACAAAGCTGATTGTCAAAATCTTAAAAATATGACAGTTAGTGAAGACAGATTAATAGAAGTAATATGGGATGAGACCAAAAAATTTAAGTCAAAAGTAAAGATAAACAGTATCACTGAGGACAGACCGGGGATGCTCAATGAAATTACCACTGTTATTAAGGATATGGGGATAAACATCATAGAGCTGTCCGCAAAACCGATGTCAGAAGGCAGGGCAAGGCAAAACTTTACAATAGAAATCGCATCCAAAGACCAGCTTGAAAAGTTGACCGGCAAACTCAAAAGCTTGCCGGGGATGATCTCTTTTACAGCTATTTAA
- the recJ gene encoding single-stranded-DNA-specific exonuclease RecJ: MGIDKDVSLAKSIKYRWVYEQADKSNIFQLNTSLGIPIPIAEALIKRGIISVDDAKIYFDVPLKDLINPFLLKDMEKAVKRITQAIFNREKICIYGDYDVDGITSTSLLYLFLKELNARVIYYVPNRLEEGYGLNKEAIDDIAGQNVDLMITVDCGITAVSEVAYAASKGIDVIITDHHQQGDELPVKAYAIVNPMQFDDNYPFKHLSGVGVAFKLLMALRYHLHNSTDYKYSLPNLKKYLDIVTLGTIADVVPLIGENRIFVKHGLKMLSEKSSRVGLEELKKITGLTNVSLNASHIGFIIAPRINAVGRMGCSDRGVRLLITDDRNEARWLAEELDMENRYRQGIEKTILAESYAKIERHRLHEKYRGIVLYSEDWHPGVIGIVASRVVEKYFRPTIVITMENGLGKGSARSIPAFHLYDGLKDISELLVSFGGHKYAAGLKINAENIKTLQKEFHNIISSQLTDEDFIPEINIDAIVTENQVNDELIQWLNKMRPFGSGNSEPIFLMKGLRKYQQFFYIGKDKKHIKGFLEKNGKVFQVIGYNMPEYEQILKKSEYFDIAFIPEYNTWLGEKTVQLKLKDIRESDEC, encoded by the coding sequence ATGGGGATTGATAAGGATGTTAGCTTAGCCAAGAGTATCAAGTATCGTTGGGTTTACGAACAGGCTGATAAATCAAATATTTTTCAATTAAATACCTCTCTTGGGATACCTATCCCAATCGCAGAGGCTTTAATCAAACGCGGCATAATAAGCGTGGATGATGCAAAAATCTACTTCGATGTGCCCCTCAAAGATTTAATCAATCCATTTCTCTTAAAAGATATGGAAAAAGCGGTAAAAAGGATAACACAAGCCATTTTTAACCGCGAAAAGATATGTATCTACGGTGACTATGATGTTGACGGAATTACTTCTACATCTCTACTTTATCTCTTTTTGAAAGAGTTAAACGCACGGGTGATATATTATGTCCCCAATAGGCTGGAAGAAGGTTACGGGCTTAACAAAGAAGCAATAGATGACATTGCCGGACAAAATGTAGATTTGATGATTACCGTTGATTGTGGTATCACGGCTGTGAGTGAGGTAGCCTACGCTGCAAGTAAAGGGATAGATGTAATCATTACAGACCATCATCAGCAAGGGGATGAGCTCCCTGTAAAAGCCTATGCAATTGTCAACCCGATGCAATTTGATGACAATTACCCATTCAAACATTTATCCGGTGTCGGCGTAGCCTTTAAGCTACTTATGGCACTGCGATACCATTTACACAATTCTACTGACTACAAATACAGTTTGCCAAATTTAAAGAAATATCTCGATATTGTTACTCTCGGCACAATAGCCGACGTTGTCCCGCTAATCGGAGAAAACAGAATCTTTGTAAAACACGGGCTTAAAATGCTTAGTGAAAAAAGCTCAAGAGTGGGCCTTGAAGAGCTTAAAAAGATTACAGGGCTTACAAATGTCAGTCTAAATGCTTCTCACATAGGATTTATAATTGCCCCAAGGATAAATGCCGTAGGACGTATGGGGTGCAGCGACAGAGGGGTAAGGCTTCTAATTACTGATGATAGAAATGAAGCCCGCTGGCTTGCAGAAGAGCTTGACATGGAAAACAGATACAGACAGGGGATTGAAAAAACAATTCTGGCTGAATCCTATGCAAAAATTGAAAGGCACCGGCTTCATGAAAAATATAGAGGGATTGTGCTGTACTCTGAAGATTGGCACCCCGGAGTAATAGGGATAGTAGCTTCAAGGGTAGTAGAAAAATATTTCAGGCCGACAATCGTAATTACGATGGAAAACGGTCTTGGGAAGGGCTCAGCAAGAAGTATCCCTGCATTTCATCTTTATGACGGGCTTAAAGATATTTCAGAGCTTTTGGTAAGCTTTGGTGGGCATAAATATGCTGCCGGGCTTAAAATTAATGCTGAAAACATCAAAACGCTTCAAAAAGAATTTCACAATATAATCTCATCTCAACTCACCGATGAAGATTTTATTCCTGAAATTAACATTGATGCCATTGTCACTGAAAATCAGGTAAATGATGAGCTTATACAATGGCTTAACAAGATGAGACCATTTGGAAGCGGCAACAGTGAGCCAATTTTCCTTATGAAAGGGCTTAGAAAATACCAGCAGTTTTTCTACATAGGTAAAGACAAAAAACATATAAAGGGCTTTTTGGAAAAAAATGGCAAGGTATTCCAGGTAATCGGCTACAACATGCCAGAGTATGAACAAATCCTTAAAAAAAGTGAATACTTTGACATAGCATTTATACCTGAATACAACACTTGGCTTGGGGAAAAGACTGTCCAATTAAAATTGAAAGATATTCGAGAATCGGATGAGTGTTAA